The Oceanisphaera avium genome includes a region encoding these proteins:
- a CDS encoding CBS domain-containing protein: MRVQEIMTRRIATVHQDDRLEFVHDIFTQSAFRHLLVLDSQEQLCGIISHADMGWALSPYLGTDAEVERDRDTLQRRVHQVMSRNVITITGAATLQTAARIMLEHNIGCLPVMENGKLQGLVSWKDLLRQVIK, translated from the coding sequence ATGCGTGTTCAAGAAATAATGACGCGACGTATTGCCACCGTTCATCAAGATGATCGGTTGGAGTTTGTGCATGATATTTTCACTCAGTCGGCGTTTCGCCATCTATTAGTTCTGGATAGCCAAGAACAGCTATGTGGCATTATTAGCCATGCAGATATGGGGTGGGCGCTGAGCCCTTACCTAGGCACAGATGCTGAAGTGGAGCGCGATCGAGATACCTTGCAACGTCGAGTGCATCAGGTCATGAGCCGCAACGTCATTACTATTACCGGTGCGGCTACCTTGCAAACAGCGGCGCGTATTATGTTAGAGCATAATATCGGCTGTTTACCCGTTATGGAAAATGGCAAACTGCAAGGGTTAGTGTCTTGGAAAGATCTATTGCGTCAAGTGATCAAATAA